A region of Plantactinospora sp. BC1 DNA encodes the following proteins:
- a CDS encoding NUDIX hydrolase: MSRRSSTRAVGYKIFYRLPIGVRRRLVRLAVPKYIVGAVTLVHDAEAAAPGRILLLRQPPGRKWTLPAGLLQRRESPLVGAARELHEETGIKLPLTEFEPAVPNAVVHLKGWVDMVFQVRVPASTTELVVDGAEVFEAAWHRLDELPPLSTATARLLAHYRIGPLAETDPAGTPPPS; encoded by the coding sequence ATCTCCCGCCGCTCGTCGACGCGCGCCGTCGGCTACAAGATCTTCTATCGTCTGCCCATCGGGGTGCGTCGCCGGTTGGTCCGACTGGCGGTGCCGAAGTACATCGTCGGCGCGGTCACCCTGGTCCACGACGCCGAGGCGGCGGCACCGGGCCGGATCCTGCTGCTGCGCCAGCCACCGGGTCGGAAGTGGACCCTGCCGGCCGGGCTGCTCCAGCGCCGCGAGAGCCCGCTGGTCGGCGCCGCCCGCGAACTGCACGAGGAGACCGGCATCAAGCTGCCGTTGACCGAGTTCGAGCCGGCGGTGCCGAACGCGGTGGTACACCTCAAGGGCTGGGTCGACATGGTCTTCCAGGTACGCGTCCCGGCCTCGACCACCGAACTGGTGGTCGACGGTGCCGAGGTGTTCGAGGCCGCCTGGCACCGGCTCGACGAGCTGCCTCCGCTCAGCACCGCGACCGCCCGACTGCTCGCCCACTACCGGATCGGCCCGCTCGCCGAGACCGACCCGGCCGGCACACCGCCACCGTCGTGA
- a CDS encoding sugar phosphate nucleotidyltransferase — MVEVCAVVLAAGEGRRLRPLTEHLSKALCPVGNVPLLDRALGRMSALGFDNPATVAVNACYLGDQVVRHVGGRAALSVEPGDPLGTSGGVANLRNWIDGRGVLVGNADAYLAAPDTPPGPDVAALLAGWDGTTVRLLGQPVDGPPRPGDFGRHRFAGFSLLPWARVRDLPVEPAELVHTVWRPAEEAGELEVVEFAGWYLDTGTPADYLAANLHAAGGGSLVDPTAEVTGEARAAVVGAGAVVLGSIERCVVWPGGRVRADERLTDAIRVGDTLTVPAPAAPASGR; from the coding sequence GTGGTCGAGGTCTGTGCCGTGGTGCTGGCCGCCGGGGAGGGCCGTCGGCTCCGCCCGCTCACCGAGCACCTGTCGAAGGCGCTCTGCCCGGTCGGAAACGTGCCGTTGCTGGACCGGGCGCTCGGCCGGATGTCGGCGCTCGGCTTCGACAACCCCGCGACGGTCGCGGTGAACGCCTGCTACCTCGGTGACCAGGTGGTCCGGCACGTCGGCGGCCGGGCCGCCCTCTCGGTCGAGCCCGGCGACCCGCTCGGCACCTCCGGCGGGGTGGCCAACCTGCGGAACTGGATCGACGGCCGGGGCGTACTCGTCGGAAACGCCGACGCCTATCTGGCCGCGCCCGACACGCCCCCCGGGCCGGACGTCGCCGCGCTGCTCGCCGGCTGGGACGGCACGACGGTACGGCTGCTCGGCCAGCCGGTCGACGGACCACCCCGTCCCGGCGACTTCGGCCGGCACCGCTTCGCCGGCTTCTCGCTGCTGCCCTGGGCCCGGGTCCGCGACCTGCCGGTCGAGCCGGCGGAACTGGTGCACACGGTCTGGCGCCCCGCCGAGGAGGCCGGTGAACTGGAGGTGGTCGAGTTCGCCGGTTGGTACCTCGACACCGGCACGCCCGCCGACTACCTGGCGGCGAACCTGCACGCGGCAGGCGGCGGCAGCCTGGTCGACCCGACCGCCGAGGTGACCGGCGAAGCCCGGGCGGCGGTGGTCGGCGCCGGTGCCGTGGTCCTAGGCAGCATCGAGCGCTGCGTGGTCTGGCCCGGCGGCCGGGTCCGGGCCGACGAGCGCCTGACCGACGCGATCCGGGTCGGCGACACCCTGACGGTCCCGGCACCCGCCGCCCCCGCGTCGGGCCGGTAG
- a CDS encoding Lrp/AsnC family transcriptional regulator, with protein MITAIVLIDCATDSIPEVAETLAAVPGVSEVYSVAGHVDLIAVVRVREFEQIAEVIAGRISKVPGVLGTESHIAFRAYSQHDLEEAFAIGLPDPD; from the coding sequence GTGATCACCGCGATCGTCCTGATCGACTGCGCCACCGACTCGATCCCCGAGGTGGCCGAGACGCTGGCGGCGGTGCCCGGCGTCAGCGAGGTCTACTCGGTCGCCGGCCACGTCGACCTGATCGCCGTCGTCCGGGTACGCGAGTTCGAGCAGATCGCCGAGGTGATCGCCGGACGGATCTCGAAGGTCCCCGGCGTGCTGGGTACGGAGTCGCACATCGCCTTCCGGGCGTACTCCCAGCACGACCTGGAGGAGGCGTTCGCGATCGGTCTCCCCGACCCGGACTGA